The Microlunatus antarcticus genome window below encodes:
- a CDS encoding LacI family DNA-binding transcriptional regulator, with amino-acid sequence MSVPDTVRPARIKDVAALAGVSLKTVTNVVHQRPNVAAETRRRVLEAIDELDYRPSMIGRQLQSGRSNILTLAVPRIDEPYLGSLAHALIAAATPRGYTVLIDETGGRPERERQASEGYPGHGIDGVIFSAIALDPQHLAAVSTRSPLVLLGERVPGSSADYVAIDNEQSAREVVAHLLGLGRRRIAFLGDQPGRPTTVGAARRRGYDRELGEAGIALSPDRVVGADRFTRQEGEELAATLWRGDHTIDALVCASDLLAVGAMRALRRLGVTVPDDVAVTGWDDTIDGCYSSPSLTTVATDLPVLAERTLDALSRRVDGDRSEGATFVVPHRLVVRESSTSVG; translated from the coding sequence ATGAGCGTCCCCGACACCGTCCGACCCGCGCGGATCAAGGACGTCGCCGCCCTGGCGGGCGTCTCGCTGAAGACCGTGACGAACGTGGTCCACCAGCGCCCCAACGTTGCGGCCGAGACCCGGCGCCGGGTGCTCGAGGCCATCGACGAGCTGGACTACCGGCCCTCGATGATCGGGCGCCAGCTGCAGAGCGGGCGGAGCAACATCTTGACCCTCGCCGTGCCGCGGATCGACGAGCCCTACCTCGGCTCGCTGGCCCACGCGCTCATCGCCGCCGCCACGCCGCGCGGCTACACCGTGCTGATCGACGAGACGGGCGGGCGTCCGGAGCGCGAGCGGCAGGCGTCGGAGGGCTACCCCGGCCACGGGATCGACGGCGTGATCTTCTCCGCGATCGCCCTCGACCCGCAGCACCTCGCCGCGGTCAGCACGCGCAGCCCCCTCGTGCTGCTGGGGGAGCGGGTGCCGGGCAGCTCGGCCGACTACGTCGCGATCGACAACGAGCAGTCGGCCCGCGAGGTGGTCGCACACCTGCTGGGCCTCGGGCGACGCCGGATCGCCTTCCTCGGCGACCAGCCCGGGCGGCCCACCACCGTCGGGGCCGCGCGACGTCGTGGGTACGACCGCGAGCTCGGCGAAGCGGGCATCGCGCTCTCGCCCGACCGGGTCGTCGGGGCGGACCGCTTCACCCGCCAGGAGGGGGAGGAGCTGGCGGCGACGCTCTGGCGGGGGGACCACACGATCGATGCCCTGGTCTGCGCCAGCGACCTGCTCGCCGTGGGGGCGATGCGCGCGCTGCGGCGGCTCGGCGTCACCGTGCCCGACGACGTCGCCGTCACGGGCTGGGACGACACGATCGACGGCTGCTACAGCTCGCCGAGCCTGACCACGGTCGCCACCGACCTCCCGGTGCTGGCCGAGCGGACCCTGGACGCGCTGTCGCGCCGGGTCGACGGCGACCGTTCCGAGGGCGCCACGTTCGTGGTGCCCCACCGCCTCGTCGTACGGGAGTCGAGCACGTCGGTCGGCTGA
- a CDS encoding ABC transporter substrate-binding protein, with protein sequence MRTRTPLTALGASALVLSLAACFGGTTGAEQSSAPQQSSGPVEIRYLIGQPESPEDLANIKADIKTFEAGSNGITVKLDVVPSENVKTILQTQLRSGKGPDVFGYDTGPGFAGALAKAGLIHDLTDAYAKYDWPVYDFAKQRVTFDGKIVGIPSQLEEVGVFYNKDMFAKLGLAEPQNLGDLMAASTKIKDSGVIPMTLADKEGWEGGHLLSMALSSEVGSAGMDKLLSGETPWDDPSVVNALKVWGDMYDQKLLTPSPTAVGYDNANALFYSGKAAMNPTGSWLAQEIERQAKFQVGFIPFPSSTGKGIFSGGLGSGTFVSATSQKVDAAEQFLNYQMSPAHGKWAVEKLQDIPAYPVDTTGIEASPLFTQVLNDTAKIADGTGDFGYNIDVLTNDAFNNAMWKGVQGILSGQSTPEKVAAQLQKSYKKPAA encoded by the coding sequence GTGAGGACACGCACACCCCTGACCGCGCTCGGTGCGAGCGCACTGGTCCTGAGCCTCGCCGCCTGCTTCGGCGGCACGACGGGCGCCGAGCAGTCGAGCGCGCCGCAGCAGTCCAGCGGCCCGGTCGAGATCCGCTACCTGATCGGGCAGCCGGAGAGCCCGGAGGACCTGGCCAACATCAAGGCCGACATCAAGACCTTCGAGGCCGGCAGCAACGGCATCACGGTCAAGCTGGACGTGGTCCCGAGCGAGAACGTCAAGACGATCCTGCAGACGCAGCTGCGGTCGGGCAAGGGCCCGGACGTCTTCGGCTACGACACCGGCCCCGGGTTCGCCGGGGCGCTGGCCAAGGCCGGGCTCATCCACGACCTGACCGACGCGTACGCCAAGTACGACTGGCCCGTCTACGACTTCGCCAAGCAGCGGGTGACCTTCGACGGCAAGATCGTCGGCATCCCCAGCCAGCTGGAGGAGGTCGGGGTCTTCTACAACAAGGACATGTTCGCCAAGCTCGGTCTGGCGGAGCCGCAGAACCTCGGCGACCTGATGGCCGCGTCGACCAAGATCAAGGACTCGGGCGTCATCCCGATGACCCTGGCCGACAAGGAGGGCTGGGAGGGCGGCCACCTGCTGAGCATGGCGCTGTCCAGCGAGGTCGGCAGTGCGGGGATGGACAAGCTGCTCTCCGGGGAGACCCCCTGGGACGACCCGTCCGTCGTCAACGCCCTCAAGGTGTGGGGCGACATGTACGACCAGAAGCTGCTCACCCCGTCCCCGACCGCCGTCGGCTACGACAACGCCAACGCCCTCTTCTACTCGGGCAAGGCGGCCATGAACCCCACCGGCAGCTGGCTGGCGCAGGAGATCGAGCGGCAGGCCAAGTTCCAGGTGGGCTTCATCCCCTTCCCCTCGAGCACCGGCAAGGGCATCTTCAGCGGCGGCCTCGGGTCCGGCACCTTCGTCTCCGCGACGAGCCAGAAGGTCGACGCGGCCGAGCAGTTCCTGAACTACCAGATGAGCCCGGCGCACGGGAAGTGGGCGGTGGAGAAGCTGCAGGACATCCCCGCGTACCCCGTCGACACCACCGGGATCGAGGCCTCGCCGCTCTTCACCCAGGTCCTGAACGACACCGCCAAGATCGCGGACGGCACCGGGGACTTCGGCTACAACATCGACGTGCTGACCAACGACGCGTTCAACAACGCGATGTGGAAGGGCGTCCAGGGCATCCTGAGCGGCCAGAGCACCCCCGAGAAGGTCGCCGCCCAGCTGCAGAAGAGCTACAAGAAGCCCGCCGCCTGA
- a CDS encoding carbohydrate ABC transporter permease, whose product MATASLAPLVTRRAQRRLGILLVLPVVVLIIVFFLVPLANALVYSVVDFDGISASPPFIGLANFREMFTDDLVWHALGNNAIWIVVGTVVPLVLGLLIALLLWGVRRGSLVYRLCFFLPYVLPGVAIGIVWGWIYDPVQGLLNRGLGAIGLDSLQRGWLGDPEWALYAILVTAIWGGTGFAIVIFVAALRNVDVEMVDASRIDGAGGPAQLWYIILPQIMPVFLMVLTLTLLGGFSVFDIIFIMTGGGPAGATDVIGTYAYEQAFQLSRIGYGTSLALLITVLSVPFAIALNRLQRRVSLQGTGA is encoded by the coding sequence ATGGCCACGGCGAGCCTGGCGCCGCTGGTCACCCGGCGGGCCCAGCGCCGGCTGGGCATCCTCCTGGTCCTCCCGGTGGTCGTGCTGATCATCGTGTTCTTCCTGGTGCCGCTGGCGAACGCGCTGGTCTACTCGGTGGTCGACTTCGACGGCATCAGCGCCAGCCCGCCGTTCATCGGGCTCGCGAACTTCCGCGAGATGTTCACCGACGACCTCGTCTGGCACGCGCTGGGCAACAACGCCATCTGGATCGTCGTCGGCACCGTCGTCCCGCTGGTCCTCGGTCTGCTGATCGCGCTGCTGCTGTGGGGCGTACGGCGGGGCAGCCTGGTCTACCGGCTGTGCTTCTTCCTGCCGTACGTGCTGCCGGGGGTGGCGATCGGCATCGTCTGGGGCTGGATCTACGACCCGGTCCAGGGCCTGCTGAACCGGGGCCTCGGAGCGATCGGCCTCGACAGCCTGCAGCGCGGCTGGCTGGGAGACCCCGAGTGGGCCCTCTACGCGATCCTCGTCACCGCGATCTGGGGCGGCACCGGGTTCGCCATCGTGATCTTCGTGGCGGCCCTGCGGAACGTCGACGTCGAGATGGTGGACGCAAGCCGGATCGACGGGGCCGGCGGACCGGCGCAGCTCTGGTACATCATCCTGCCGCAGATCATGCCGGTGTTCCTGATGGTGCTGACCCTGACGCTGCTCGGCGGCTTCAGCGTCTTCGACATCATCTTCATCATGACCGGCGGCGGTCCCGCCGGCGCCACCGACGTGATCGGCACGTACGCGTACGAGCAGGCCTTCCAGCTCAGCCGGATCGGCTACGGAACGTCCCTGGCGCTGCTGATCACGGTGCTGTCCGTGCCGTTCGCGATCGCCCTCAACCGCCTGCAGCGACGCGTGTCGCTCCAGGGAACCGGAGCCTGA
- a CDS encoding carbohydrate ABC transporter permease: MATSTQPRPTYAEPTQERSAAPVKNRVSPRRRATLAVRHLVLIVLSFLTIIPVLMVVSTTLKTDSDVKTNPFGLFTSFSPANIVRAWTAGGFDDYLLNSILLSVPSTVLIIVISTMAGYTFARLPFPGRSLLFYLVVLGLLVPFFTFMIPLYFQLRSMHLLDTLAGAILVLTSTGISFGTFFMRAFFSDLPEELEQAARIDGCSEWRIFTRVMLPLVTSGIGALAVFTFISTWNNFLVPLLYLPGGTYRPLTAGLYNFMGGRSIDIGPLAAGTLITILPIIVLFVVLQKQVTAGFISGAVKG; encoded by the coding sequence GTGGCCACCTCGACCCAACCCCGTCCGACGTACGCGGAGCCCACGCAGGAGCGCTCGGCGGCCCCGGTGAAGAACCGGGTCTCCCCCCGACGCAGGGCGACGCTGGCCGTCCGGCACCTGGTGCTGATCGTGCTGTCGTTCCTGACGATCATCCCGGTGCTCATGGTCGTCTCCACCACGCTGAAGACCGACAGCGACGTGAAGACCAACCCGTTCGGGCTGTTCACCTCGTTCTCGCCGGCCAACATCGTGCGGGCGTGGACGGCCGGCGGCTTCGACGACTACCTCCTGAACAGCATCCTGCTGTCGGTGCCGAGCACCGTGCTGATCATCGTGATCTCCACGATGGCGGGCTACACCTTCGCCCGGCTGCCGTTCCCGGGGCGGTCGCTGCTGTTCTACCTGGTCGTGCTGGGCCTGCTCGTGCCGTTCTTCACGTTCATGATCCCGCTGTACTTCCAGCTCCGGTCGATGCACCTGCTGGACACCCTGGCCGGCGCGATCCTCGTGCTGACCTCGACGGGCATCTCGTTCGGCACGTTCTTCATGCGCGCGTTCTTCTCCGACCTGCCCGAGGAGCTCGAGCAGGCGGCGCGCATCGACGGCTGCTCGGAGTGGCGGATCTTCACCCGGGTGATGCTCCCGCTGGTCACCTCCGGGATCGGCGCGCTGGCGGTCTTCACCTTCATCTCCACCTGGAACAACTTCCTGGTCCCGCTCCTCTACCTTCCCGGCGGCACCTACCGACCCCTGACCGCCGGCCTCTACAACTTCATGGGCGGCCGGTCGATCGACATCGGACCGCTCGCCGCAGGCACCTTGATCACGATCCTTCCGATCATCGTGCTCTTCGTCGTCCTGCAGAAGCAGGTCACCGCCGGCTTCATCTCCGGCGCGGTCAAGGGCTAG
- a CDS encoding zinc-dependent alcohol dehydrogenase yields MPSVVRFTSPHVAEVIEEELPPLGADEVRLKTLFSGISAGTELTAYRGSNPYLTKKWDEERRLFVDGSTSFEYPVDGWGYEEVGEVVEVGADAEDIALGDRVYGTWGHRAFTTQKAERASRRILSPVADPRIGIFSQIAAIGLNVTLDADIHVGETVAVFGLGVPGQIAAQLARLNGARVIGVDNIAGRRALATELGADEVLDAGEGSVAERIRDLTDGRGADVCLEITGNYRALHEAIRSVAYSSRVCAAGFMQGDGAGLRLGEEFHHNRVQVICSQISGVAPALQHRWNEYRLASTAIDLATRGRLRLTDLITHTMPIEQAPEAFQLLDHNPQDALQVVLTFDDEASQSTAQAGTGASA; encoded by the coding sequence ATGCCCTCAGTCGTCCGCTTCACCTCACCCCACGTGGCCGAGGTCATCGAGGAGGAGCTGCCGCCCCTCGGTGCGGACGAGGTCCGCCTGAAGACCTTGTTCTCCGGCATCTCCGCCGGCACCGAGCTCACCGCCTACCGCGGCAGCAACCCGTACCTCACCAAGAAGTGGGACGAGGAGCGTCGGCTGTTCGTCGACGGCTCGACCAGCTTCGAGTACCCGGTCGACGGCTGGGGCTACGAGGAGGTCGGCGAGGTCGTCGAGGTCGGGGCCGACGCCGAGGACATCGCCCTCGGCGACCGCGTGTACGGCACCTGGGGCCACCGCGCCTTCACCACGCAGAAGGCCGAGCGTGCGAGCCGCCGGATCCTGTCGCCGGTCGCCGACCCGCGGATCGGGATCTTCTCCCAGATCGCCGCGATCGGGCTCAACGTCACCCTGGACGCCGACATCCACGTCGGGGAGACGGTCGCCGTCTTCGGGCTCGGGGTGCCCGGGCAGATCGCGGCCCAGCTCGCCCGGCTCAACGGCGCGCGGGTGATCGGGGTCGACAACATCGCCGGCCGCCGGGCCCTGGCCACCGAGCTCGGCGCCGACGAGGTGCTCGACGCGGGCGAGGGGAGCGTGGCCGAGCGGATCCGCGACCTCACCGACGGCCGCGGCGCCGACGTCTGCCTCGAGATCACCGGCAACTACCGCGCGCTGCACGAGGCCATCCGGTCCGTGGCCTACAGCTCCCGCGTCTGCGCCGCCGGCTTCATGCAGGGCGACGGGGCCGGGCTGCGGCTGGGCGAGGAGTTCCACCACAACCGCGTGCAGGTGATCTGCTCGCAGATCTCCGGCGTCGCGCCGGCGCTGCAGCACCGCTGGAACGAGTACCGCCTCGCCAGCACGGCCATCGACCTGGCCACCCGCGGCCGCCTGCGGCTGACCGACCTGATCACGCACACGATGCCGATCGAGCAGGCGCCCGAGGCCTTCCAGCTCCTCGACCACAACCCGCAGGACGCGCTGCAGGTCGTGCTGACCTTCGACGACGAGGCCTCCCAGAGCACGGCGCAGGCCGGGACGGGGGCGTCGGCATGA
- a CDS encoding sugar phosphate isomerase/epimerase family protein, translated as MSYRIAAQESTLPGDTLMEKFQFTLDCGFDGIELSGQGGGIFAGRADELRRARDAGVVMCSAVMHTPTFLGSFAPEARQTAIADLKDLLSTIVVAGGLGIVSPNAFGAFSTKLPPFDPPRSQAESRRLLVEALTEVGAHAVSVGATLFLEPLNRYEDYLVNTLADAVSVVEEVGSPGVAVIADTYHMSIEEVDCAQAIEQAGAHIQHVQLGDSNRLEPGAGHYDWPATLEALDRIGYDGWLAMECGLSGPTGDVLPRVAKVLRP; from the coding sequence ATGAGCTACCGGATCGCGGCCCAGGAGTCGACCCTGCCGGGCGACACCCTGATGGAGAAGTTCCAGTTCACGCTGGACTGCGGCTTCGACGGCATCGAGCTGTCGGGCCAGGGCGGCGGGATCTTCGCCGGCCGGGCTGACGAGCTGCGCCGGGCCCGCGACGCCGGGGTGGTGATGTGCTCCGCGGTGATGCACACGCCGACGTTCCTCGGCTCGTTCGCCCCCGAGGCCCGCCAGACGGCCATCGCGGACCTCAAGGACCTGCTCAGCACCATCGTCGTGGCCGGCGGGCTGGGCATCGTGAGCCCGAACGCGTTCGGCGCCTTCTCGACCAAGCTGCCGCCGTTCGACCCGCCGCGCAGCCAGGCGGAGTCGCGCCGGCTGCTCGTCGAGGCGCTGACCGAGGTCGGTGCGCACGCCGTGAGCGTCGGGGCGACCTTGTTCCTCGAGCCGCTGAACCGGTACGAGGACTACCTGGTCAACACGCTCGCCGACGCGGTGTCGGTCGTCGAAGAGGTCGGCTCTCCCGGGGTCGCCGTCATCGCCGACACCTACCACATGTCGATCGAGGAGGTCGACTGCGCGCAGGCGATCGAGCAGGCCGGAGCCCACATCCAGCACGTCCAGCTCGGGGACAGCAACCGGCTCGAGCCGGGTGCGGGCCACTACGACTGGCCCGCCACGCTGGAGGCGCTCGACCGCATCGGCTACGACGGCTGGCTGGCGATGGAGTGCGGCCTGAGCGGACCGACCGGGGACGTGCTGCCGCGCGTGGCGAAGGTGCTGCGCCCGTGA
- a CDS encoding ThuA domain-containing protein codes for MSGAVPVRVTVWGENVHEHSARDRAAMAERYPDGMHGAIAAGLVELLGDAVTTRTATLDQPEHGLSDEVLGSTDVLTWWGHVAHADVDDVVVERVRQRVLGGMGLLVLHSAHFSKIFTRLMGTTCSLAWRNSADAELVWNVSPSHPITQGVPMPIVIEEQETYGEYFDIPAPDEQVFLSTFSGGEVFRSGCCWRRGKGKVFYFSPGDQDYPVYHHPDVKRVLANAVGWARPEEVADFVAPHVVDEPRPWFSGGGLTGAGPA; via the coding sequence GTGAGCGGGGCGGTACCGGTCCGCGTCACCGTCTGGGGCGAGAACGTCCACGAGCACTCCGCGCGCGACCGTGCGGCGATGGCCGAGCGCTACCCCGACGGGATGCACGGCGCGATCGCCGCCGGGCTCGTGGAGCTGCTGGGCGACGCCGTCACCACCCGGACGGCGACGCTCGACCAGCCCGAGCACGGGCTGAGCGACGAGGTCCTCGGGAGCACCGACGTGCTGACCTGGTGGGGCCACGTGGCCCACGCCGACGTCGACGACGTGGTCGTGGAGCGCGTACGGCAGCGGGTGCTCGGCGGGATGGGCCTGCTCGTCCTGCACTCGGCGCACTTCTCCAAGATCTTCACCCGGCTGATGGGCACGACGTGCTCGCTGGCCTGGCGGAACTCGGCCGACGCCGAGCTGGTCTGGAACGTGTCGCCGTCGCACCCGATCACGCAGGGCGTGCCGATGCCGATCGTCATCGAGGAGCAGGAGACGTACGGCGAGTACTTCGACATCCCGGCACCGGACGAGCAGGTGTTCCTGTCGACCTTCTCGGGCGGCGAGGTGTTCCGCTCCGGGTGCTGCTGGCGGCGCGGCAAGGGGAAGGTCTTCTACTTCTCCCCCGGCGACCAGGACTACCCCGTCTACCACCACCCCGACGTCAAGCGGGTCCTCGCCAACGCGGTGGGCTGGGCGCGGCCGGAGGAGGTCGCCGACTTCGTCGCCCCGCACGTGGTGGACGAGCCGAGGCCCTGGTTCAGCGGCGGCGGGCTGACGGGAGCGGGTCCGGCCTAG
- a CDS encoding ROK family transcriptional regulator, with the protein MPGRSALSAAVSSTGSVRVANERAVYDVLCRGGGLSAPELGEVTGLSKPTVGLALAELEQLGLVEQAGRRRGSTGRAPRLYQLRPSAAGALAIDVGRSWVRGARVDLAGQVQQRAELRADGRSADALVDQVLRLAGDLGAADHHVSHTVLGSPGVYDRAADVIRLAPNLPGWETSSVLSRLRAGLPGDLVVENDINLAALAELDDLARLDDPVDTFVLVSVGTGLGMGIVSGGRLLRGARGAAGEISYLPADPSSAVTSTRLEELTGSASIVRAAREAGLDLPSAEAVFDAARHGSAPAQDVVAGEAERLSLALAAVVAVLDPPLIVLGGGVGRNGDLLLGPVRTDLGRRLPLAPPEIRISRLGTDAPLQGAVADGLARARHTAFAVATSA; encoded by the coding sequence GTGCCAGGACGTTCCGCGCTGAGCGCCGCCGTGTCCTCGACGGGCAGCGTCCGGGTGGCCAACGAGCGGGCCGTGTACGACGTCCTGTGCCGTGGGGGCGGGCTCTCCGCCCCGGAGCTGGGGGAGGTGACCGGCCTCTCCAAGCCCACCGTGGGCCTCGCCCTGGCCGAGCTCGAGCAGCTCGGGCTGGTCGAGCAGGCGGGTCGGCGGCGGGGGAGCACCGGTCGCGCACCGCGCCTCTACCAGCTCCGGCCGTCGGCGGCAGGAGCCCTGGCCATCGACGTCGGCCGCTCCTGGGTACGTGGGGCGCGGGTCGACCTGGCGGGGCAGGTCCAGCAGCGGGCCGAGCTCCGGGCGGACGGACGTTCCGCGGACGCCCTGGTCGACCAGGTCCTCCGGCTCGCCGGGGACCTCGGCGCCGCCGACCACCACGTCAGCCACACCGTGCTCGGCAGCCCCGGCGTCTACGACCGGGCGGCCGACGTCATCCGCCTGGCCCCGAACCTGCCCGGCTGGGAGACCAGCTCGGTGCTGAGCCGGCTGCGCGCCGGGCTCCCCGGTGACCTGGTGGTGGAGAACGACATCAACCTGGCGGCGCTGGCCGAGCTCGACGACCTCGCCCGGCTCGACGACCCGGTGGACACCTTCGTCCTCGTGTCCGTCGGCACCGGCCTGGGCATGGGCATCGTCAGCGGCGGCCGGCTCCTGCGCGGCGCCCGCGGCGCGGCCGGCGAGATCTCCTACCTGCCCGCGGACCCGTCCTCGGCCGTCACCTCGACCCGGCTGGAGGAGCTCACGGGCTCGGCCTCGATCGTCCGTGCCGCCCGGGAGGCCGGGCTGGACCTGCCGAGCGCCGAGGCGGTGTTCGACGCCGCCCGCCACGGGTCGGCCCCGGCCCAGGACGTCGTCGCGGGCGAGGCCGAGCGGCTGTCGCTCGCGCTGGCCGCCGTCGTGGCTGTCCTCGACCCGCCGCTGATCGTCCTGGGCGGGGGCGTCGGGCGCAACGGCGACCTCCTGCTCGGCCCGGTCCGGACGGACCTCGGGCGCCGCCTGCCGCTCGCGCCGCCCGAGATCCGGATCTCCCGGCTCGGGACCGACGCGCCGCTGCAGGGCGCGGTCGCCGACGGGCTCGCCCGCGCCCGGCACACGGCGTTCGCCGTCGCCACCAGCGCCTAG
- a CDS encoding APC family permease encodes MPASTTAAPTASTGQFRRTVGTVTATAINMTQMCGIGPFVTIPLMVATMGGPQAILGWIVGALLALTDGLVWAELGAAMPGAGGTYLYLREAFQYRTGKLMPFLFAWTAVISIPLIMSTGVIGLVQYLGFFFPDMSWLEIHAIGVGVVVLVMIALFRKIESIRVLTTVLWVVMLVTVVLTIAACYSHFSPQLAFDFPAGAFHLDGKFFTGLGAGLLIAVYDYLGYNTTAYMGDELKNPGRSMPRSIVFSILAMMVIYLALNVGVMGAVPWQQVAQSTSVASLAVTTNWGHTAAAVVTVLIIITAFGSVFAGLLGGSRVPYNAARDKVFFPVFARLAPKGGFPYVALIFMGVVTALGSLLDLSTVINMLTAVAVLVQSIAQIAALTVLRRRQPTLHRPYKQWLYPIPSIVALVGWVYVYVSATTLSILLSIGWIVAGLVAFLIWAKVRRSWPFAPVEIHEAYLEAQDQGGPESVQPAAVTA; translated from the coding sequence ATGCCCGCCAGCACGACCGCCGCTCCCACCGCGTCCACCGGGCAGTTCCGCCGCACCGTCGGGACGGTGACGGCCACGGCCATCAACATGACCCAGATGTGCGGCATCGGGCCGTTCGTCACGATCCCGCTCATGGTCGCGACCATGGGTGGGCCCCAGGCCATCCTCGGCTGGATCGTCGGCGCGCTGCTGGCGCTGACCGACGGGCTGGTCTGGGCCGAGCTCGGCGCCGCCATGCCCGGCGCGGGCGGCACGTACCTCTACCTGCGCGAGGCGTTCCAGTACCGCACGGGCAAGCTCATGCCGTTCCTCTTCGCCTGGACCGCGGTGATCAGCATCCCGTTGATCATGTCGACCGGCGTGATCGGCCTGGTGCAGTACCTCGGGTTCTTCTTCCCGGACATGAGCTGGCTCGAGATCCACGCGATCGGCGTCGGCGTCGTCGTCCTGGTCATGATCGCGCTGTTCCGCAAGATCGAGTCGATCCGCGTCCTCACCACCGTGCTGTGGGTGGTCATGCTCGTCACCGTCGTGCTGACGATCGCGGCCTGCTACTCCCACTTCAGCCCGCAGCTCGCCTTCGACTTCCCGGCCGGCGCGTTCCACCTGGACGGCAAGTTCTTCACCGGCCTCGGCGCCGGCCTGCTGATCGCGGTGTACGACTACCTCGGCTACAACACGACGGCCTACATGGGCGACGAGCTGAAGAACCCGGGCCGCTCCATGCCGCGCTCGATCGTCTTCTCGATCCTCGCGATGATGGTCATCTACCTCGCGCTGAACGTCGGCGTCATGGGCGCGGTGCCGTGGCAGCAGGTCGCCCAGTCCACCTCGGTCGCGAGCCTCGCCGTCACCACGAACTGGGGCCACACGGCCGCGGCGGTCGTCACCGTGCTGATCATCATCACCGCGTTCGGCTCGGTCTTCGCCGGTCTCCTCGGCGGCTCGCGGGTGCCCTACAACGCGGCGCGCGACAAGGTGTTCTTCCCGGTCTTCGCCCGGCTCGCGCCCAAGGGCGGCTTCCCGTACGTCGCCCTGATCTTCATGGGCGTCGTCACCGCGCTGGGCTCGCTGCTCGACCTCTCGACCGTGATCAACATGCTGACGGCCGTGGCGGTGCTGGTGCAGTCGATCGCCCAGATCGCCGCGCTGACCGTGCTCCGACGCCGCCAGCCGACCCTGCACCGGCCGTACAAGCAGTGGCTCTACCCGATCCCCAGCATCGTGGCCCTGGTCGGCTGGGTCTACGTGTACGTCTCCGCCACGACCCTGTCGATCCTGCTCTCGATCGGCTGGATCGTCGCCGGGCTGGTGGCCTTCCTGATCTGGGCCAAGGTGCGGCGCTCGTGGCCCTTCGCCCCGGTGGAGATCCACGAGGCCTACCTCGAGGCGCAGGACCAGGGCGGACCGGAGTCGGTGCAGCCGGCCGCGGTGACCGCGTGA
- a CDS encoding ROK family protein, whose protein sequence is MTQARPVLLGVDVGGTKVGVALATPELEVVARGQIETRADEGAEQVVRRACALARSLVEAHGVRVIAVGAVSPGVPKTDRVLLAPTIGGWEDLHFAASVRSGLGALIGDDVDVVVGNDVKAGALAEHRSGGLRDATTGLYVNLGTGIAMAVVVDGVVLTGAHGASGEVAYQHTAPGQAGAGDDRAPLEELVGGRVLDEATTRAAGRPTTVVEALRADDASVRSALEPALAALDVALVNACCLLDPDVVVVAGGLMNAADALLPRLRRAVERGAPVAPTVVAARHTFDAPLVGALHLAADALQDHQTRTPPPQHRLPTQELA, encoded by the coding sequence GTGACCCAGGCCCGTCCGGTCCTGCTCGGCGTCGACGTCGGCGGGACCAAGGTCGGCGTCGCGCTGGCCACGCCCGAGCTCGAGGTGGTCGCCCGGGGCCAGATCGAGACCCGCGCCGACGAGGGCGCCGAGCAGGTCGTCCGCCGGGCCTGCGCGCTCGCGCGGTCGTTGGTCGAGGCCCACGGTGTCCGGGTCATCGCCGTCGGCGCGGTGAGCCCCGGCGTGCCCAAGACCGACCGGGTGCTGCTGGCGCCGACCATCGGCGGCTGGGAGGACCTGCACTTCGCGGCGTCGGTCCGTTCCGGTCTCGGCGCCCTGATCGGCGACGACGTCGACGTGGTCGTCGGCAACGACGTGAAGGCCGGCGCGCTGGCCGAGCACCGCTCGGGCGGCCTCCGGGACGCGACCACCGGGCTCTACGTCAACCTCGGGACCGGCATCGCCATGGCGGTGGTGGTCGACGGCGTCGTGCTGACCGGCGCCCACGGCGCGTCGGGCGAGGTGGCCTACCAGCACACGGCGCCCGGCCAGGCCGGCGCGGGCGACGACCGGGCGCCCCTCGAGGAGCTGGTCGGCGGCCGCGTGCTCGACGAGGCCACCACGCGGGCAGCGGGTCGACCGACCACGGTGGTCGAGGCGCTGCGGGCCGACGACGCGTCGGTGCGGTCGGCGCTCGAGCCCGCGCTCGCCGCTCTCGACGTGGCGCTCGTCAACGCCTGCTGCCTGCTCGACCCCGACGTCGTCGTGGTCGCGGGCGGTCTGATGAACGCGGCCGACGCGCTCCTGCCCCGGCTCCGGCGTGCGGTCGAGCGCGGCGCCCCCGTCGCCCCGACCGTCGTTGCCGCGCGGCACACCTTCGACGCCCCGCTCGTCGGGGCCCTCCACCTGGCGGCCGACGCGCTCCAGGACCACCAGACCCGTACGCCCCCGCCGCAGCACCGCCTCCCCACCCAGGAGCTCGCATGA